In Syntrophorhabdaceae bacterium, the genomic stretch CTCGCAGCCCACGCACTGGTCTTTATTGATGAATACGGTCCCTTTCCTCTTATGGCCGTCCGTCGTCATGCCCTCGCCTGCCTGCCAGCTTATGGCAGGGCAGCCGATCTCGAGACAGACTTTGCAGCCCCGGCATTTGTCCATATTAACTACGTACACGGGGGCAGGGAATTTCCTCTTCTCCCTCTTCAGCATGATGCAGGGAGAGTCCGTGCAGAGAATGAGAGAGGCTTCGGGCCTGTCCATCTCTTCCTTGACCGTTTTCATCGTTTCTTTGATGTTGTAAGGATCGATCTTTCTGATGTTCTTTACGCCCAGCGCCTTGCCCAGGGTCTCGTAATCGATCATGTTCGCCGGTTCTTCGCGGACCGTGAAACCTGTGCCCGCATGCTCCTGGTGTCCGGTCATGCCGGTGATCCTGTTGTCCAGGACGATAGTCGTGGAGGTGCCTTTGTTGTAGACCGCGTCCATGAGCCCCGTGATTCCTGAGTGGAGGAAGGTGGAGTCGCCGAGGACCGCCACTACCTTGCCGAGACCCGCGTCGCCCATGGCCTTTAATGCGCCGTGGGCCTCACCGATGCCCGCGCCCATACAGACCGTGGTATGAAGGGCCTGAAGGGGAGGAGCGGCAGCGAGGGTATAACAGCCGATATCGCCGAATACGAAGGCGCCCAGCTTCTTGAGGGCATAGAACATCGGCCTGTGGGAGCAGCCCGCGCACATGTTCGGCGGCCTTCTCGGGAGGTCTTCCGGTTTTACCCTGATCTTGGGGGCTTTGTACTTCTTGCCCATGAGGGATTTTTCCACGATCTCCGGGGTCAGCTCGAACATATTGGGGATTACGTCTTTGCCGTGGAACAGCTTATAGCCCATGGCCCTGATCTCCGTCTCGAGGAAAGGATCGAGCTCTTCGACCACGATGACTTTTTTCACTTTCTTGAAGAAGTCGGCGATCATCTTCTTCGGAAGGGGCCAGACCATGCCGAGCTTCAGGTAGGAATAGTTCGGGAACACGTCCTTCGTATAGAGGTAGGAGACGCCGCTCGTGATGACCCCTATACTCGGATCGTTGATCTCCATCTTGTTATACTTGAACTCATCCGCATAGGCTTCCAGTTTTCTCATTCTCTCTTCGATAAACTGACGCCTCACCCGCACGTTTCCCGGGACCATAACGTATTTCGTCGCTTCTTTGGGGTCGAGGTTCAAAGGAATCTTCGATTCTACCCTGTCTTCCAGGGAGACGGGAGAATCCGAGTGGGCTACCCTCGTCTCCGTTCTGAGCAGAACCGGCGTGTCGAAGTTCTCGCTGATATCATACCCGACTTTCACGAAATCTTTACATTCCTGGGCATCGGCAGGCTCGAGCATGGGAACCTTGGCGAAGCGCGCCCAGTTCCGGCTGTCCTGCTCGTTCTGGGAGCTGTGCACGTTGGGATCATCGGCAACGATGATGACCATGCCGCCCTTTACGCCCGTGTAAGCCAGGGTCATGAAGGGGTCTGCCGCCACGTTCATGCCCACGTGCTTCATGGATGCCATGCACCGTGCGCCCGCGATCGCGGCGCCGCTTGCCACTTCCACGGCCACTTTCTCGTTCGGGGCCCACTCCGCGTAAATCTCCGGATAATTGTCTGCTATTTCCTTCAGAATCTCACTGCTGGGTGTTCCGGGATATGCTGCCGCGACCGTTACCCCGGCCTCCCATGCACCTCGTGCAATTGCGCTGTTGCCCTGCATTATCTCTTTCATAAAACCCCCATGTGGCGTAACGCCTTAGTTTTTGTGAAAAACAACAATCCACCTCCTTAGCATTTTTTTGCCCATGTTTAGATTCCAATGCCCTGTTTTCCGGAACAAAACATACGACGGCTTGTTAATTTATTCACTTTTTATTTTCCCTTGAAATGAAGAACTTGTCAAGAGGTTTGCGTGTTTCAGGCCGGAGAGGGGCCCCTCTTTCCCCGCTACTTTTTGTATACAGAACAGATAAAAATGGAAAGCCTTCCCCGTGGAGGAGGTCAGGCCAGGGTACTGAGCTCTTTTACGATCGCCTTCATGCCGATCAGTCCCTCTTCCAGACAGGTAATTGAGAGTCTCTCGTTCACCCCGTGCATCCTGAAAAGCTCTTCCTCCGGAAGGGTGACCGGGAAAAATCCGTAGGCCATGGCGCCGAACCGCCTGAAATAGCGGAGGTCGGTGGCTCCCGTGGTAATGAAAGGCAAGAGGGGGACCGGTGTCTTGACGGATTTCATGACCTTCGCGATTGCCTTGAAATAAGGGGTATCGTATCCCGAGGGTACGGGCTCCGCGTCTCCGCCGCTGATGGGGACCACCTGGACCTTCCTGCCTGCAAGGCTCACCACTTTTTTCATGAACCGGGCATAATTCTCGCCCGGGAGCAGGCGTGCATCGAAATAGGCGCTCGACTCGCTCGGTATGACGTTGACCTTTTCACCGCCCCTGAGCACGGTAAGGGCGATCGTATTGCGAAGGAGCGAGTTATAGACGGGATTGTCCTCCGCGAATCTCCTGAACCCTTCCTGCGAGAGGGCATCTTTCAGGGTGCGGTAGGTAAACCCCTTTCCCTTCCGCCCTTTGAAAATGCCGTCCATATAAGCCTTCACGATCCTGGTCTCTTTAAAGGGCCACTTAAAGGCGCAGATCGAGCGGGCAGCCTCGATGATCTTTTCGTTCGCATTCTCTTTACGCGGCATGGACCCATGTCCCCCAATCCCGTCGGCCCTGATAAAAAACTGGGCCAGGCTCTTTTCCGCCACGGAGATCTGGGCGTGGAGCACCCCGGCTTCCTCGGTGATCCACCCCCCTTCGCTGAGGACGAAAGAGGCTGTCTTCAGCTCAGGCGCCTTTTCGATGATGTCCTCGGCCCCGAACTTGCCGCCCACTTCCTCGTCTCCTGTAGCGAGAAACAGGATGTCACGCTCGGGAGTAATCCCCTCCTTGCGCAGCGCCATGAATGCGAGGAGCTGGCAAATTGTCTGGGATTTCATGTCTATGGCGCCCCTGCCGTAGATGTACCCGTCTTTCAGGACACCGCCAAAGGGATCGACCTCCCACTCGTCTTCATGGGCAGCGACCACATCTACATGGGAGAGGAGTATGATGGGTTTTCCCTTTTGCTTTCCCGGAATCCGGGCAAGGAGGTTCGCCCGTTTCGCCGCGGCCTCATAAATCTGCGAATCGATTCCCGCTTCTTTGAGGAGGGCCTCGAGGAACAGGATCGCCTCCTCCTCGTTGCCGGGAGGATTCGTGGTATTTATACGGATGAACTGCTGAAGAAGGGATACGGCAAGATCAAGCTCTTTCATATATATGTCAGTAGGGCACGCTATCAGTGGGACTCACGTCGCCCCCTCCGCGGGCAAAGCCCGTGGAGCCTCCCCCTCGCGCTCGCTTTGCGAGCTAAACGCGCGGGGAGGTTTCTCCTTTATCGTTCGTTGTATTCACGCGCAACAGACGTGAATCGGTTGTATTCCATATCTAAACCCACTCACGTCGCTTAGTTTCTCGTTTGTTTGACACTCTAAACGCCTTACAGGCTTTTCATCACCCGTATTTCCGTTTTCCGATTACACCTTTTCCGATTTTCCTCTTTTTCGCTTCACACGCATTGGGGCACAAAAAAACGGGGGGATGTGCTCCCCCCGTTTTGCTACTTTTTTGTCTTTTTCTCTTTCTTCGGTTCTTCAGTCTTTTTGGTGGCGGTTTTTTTGGTTCCGCAGCCGCCGCTTTTTGTTCCACATGCCATAGGATGCCTCCTTATACTTTTCCCGAAAAGGTGTTTTTACGCGGCCGGAAATGCGGATCAGACCGCCACGACCTCTTTTATCTCGGGAATATCGGTCTTCAGTGTCTTCTCCACGCCCATTTTAAGGGTCATGGCGCTCATGGGGCAACTGCCGCATGCCCCTTTGAGACGCACCTTCACGACGCCGTCGACCACGTCGACAAGCTCGATGTCTCCCCCATCACGCTGCAGAAAAGGTCTTATTTTCTTTATTGATTCTTCTACTTTCTCTCTCATCCCTTCTCCTCCTCCTGCCCAATCACAAGGGCTCCTTTATTGTAAGCACTTAAAGGGCTTTTTGTAAATACGTGATGAGGCGCTCTCCCATGGGGGGCGCGAGGGAATGTCTCTTCGATCCCATGTGCCCGATCCATTCGTTACTGGATACTCACCTTGATCTCTTTGGGCGCCGACTTCTGCGTCTTAGGCACCACGATCCTGAGCACCCCGTCCACATAGGTTGCCTTCGCATTGTCGGCGGTTACGTCGGAAGGAAGCTGGACTGTCCTTTGGAAGAGGCCGAAACGCCTCTCGGACCTGAAACATACCTCGTCCGTCATATCTTCTCCCTTCTTCCGCTGCCCTTTAATACTGAGGATATCCTCCATGATCGAGATTTCGATCTCCTTGGGGTCGACCCCCGGAATATCTACGGCCACGATCACGTCGTTTGCCGTCTCCGAGACA encodes the following:
- the iorA gene encoding indolepyruvate ferredoxin oxidoreductase subunit alpha, whose translation is MKEIMQGNSAIARGAWEAGVTVAAAYPGTPSSEILKEIADNYPEIYAEWAPNEKVAVEVASGAAIAGARCMASMKHVGMNVAADPFMTLAYTGVKGGMVIIVADDPNVHSSQNEQDSRNWARFAKVPMLEPADAQECKDFVKVGYDISENFDTPVLLRTETRVAHSDSPVSLEDRVESKIPLNLDPKEATKYVMVPGNVRVRRQFIEERMRKLEAYADEFKYNKMEINDPSIGVITSGVSYLYTKDVFPNYSYLKLGMVWPLPKKMIADFFKKVKKVIVVEELDPFLETEIRAMGYKLFHGKDVIPNMFELTPEIVEKSLMGKKYKAPKIRVKPEDLPRRPPNMCAGCSHRPMFYALKKLGAFVFGDIGCYTLAAAPPLQALHTTVCMGAGIGEAHGALKAMGDAGLGKVVAVLGDSTFLHSGITGLMDAVYNKGTSTTIVLDNRITGMTGHQEHAGTGFTVREEPANMIDYETLGKALGVKNIRKIDPYNIKETMKTVKEEMDRPEASLILCTDSPCIMLKREKRKFPAPVYVVNMDKCRGCKVCLEIGCPAISWQAGEGMTTDGHKRKGTVFINKDQCVGCE
- a CDS encoding M20/M25/M40 family metallo-hydrolase produces the protein MKELDLAVSLLQQFIRINTTNPPGNEEEAILFLEALLKEAGIDSQIYEAAAKRANLLARIPGKQKGKPIILLSHVDVVAAHEDEWEVDPFGGVLKDGYIYGRGAIDMKSQTICQLLAFMALRKEGITPERDILFLATGDEEVGGKFGAEDIIEKAPELKTASFVLSEGGWITEEAGVLHAQISVAEKSLAQFFIRADGIGGHGSMPRKENANEKIIEAARSICAFKWPFKETRIVKAYMDGIFKGRKGKGFTYRTLKDALSQEGFRRFAEDNPVYNSLLRNTIALTVLRGGEKVNVIPSESSAYFDARLLPGENYARFMKKVVSLAGRKVQVVPISGGDAEPVPSGYDTPYFKAIAKVMKSVKTPVPLLPFITTGATDLRYFRRFGAMAYGFFPVTLPEEELFRMHGVNERLSITCLEEGLIGMKAIVKELSTLA
- a CDS encoding NifU family protein translates to MREKVEESIKKIRPFLQRDGGDIELVDVVDGVVKVRLKGACGSCPMSAMTLKMGVEKTLKTDIPEIKEVVAV
- a CDS encoding Hsp20/alpha crystallin family protein — encoded protein: MAIIQWKPLWDTRFPSLRDEMDKMFEDFFEKVSFPSTRSDSWAPALDVSETANDVIVAVDIPGVDPKEIEISIMEDILSIKGQRKKGEDMTDEVCFRSERRFGLFQRTVQLPSDVTADNAKATYVDGVLRIVVPKTQKSAPKEIKVSIQ